One Thermodesulfobacteriota bacterium DNA window includes the following coding sequences:
- a CDS encoding MFS transporter codes for MMRESARGTLEGGSIKSVSNSLAAGKTAGRWVLLVTILGSGMAFIDSTAMNVVLPVLQMELDATIPQMQWIIEAYALFMSSLMLFGGALGDKYGRKRIFALGVVLFTGASVWCGLSANTPQLIVARAFQGVGGALLVPGSLAIINISFTEAERGRAIGTWSAFTAITTALGPILGGWLAENVSWRLVFFINLPIGIVVLTSLFWRIPESRKDNGEGRLDIIGSFLAIMSLGCIVYALIESGNSGFGHPKVIVPFVAGGLALIAFLAYESYTPSPMMPLGLFKSKTFSGANFISILFWAAWVGGVFFIPFNLIQLQGYSAAGVGIAFLPLVLALFLFSRWAGGLVINYGAKPPLIIGTLLAGAGFLLFTLPGIGGSYWTTFFPAIAVLGLGMAITISPLTTAVMSSIDLEHSGVASGINNTVGRIAGLLSVAILGVFALSGFNKNLDKELRALNLNEDTIEIIDSQRIKLAAIDIPESLPDATKKEIRTAITDSFLGSFRLMMKIAAGLVFLGALTAWLTIEKLRLGGEPQFPVGEM; via the coding sequence ATGATGAGAGAATCCGCTAGAGGGACGCTGGAAGGCGGCTCTATAAAGAGTGTTTCGAATAGCCTCGCCGCAGGTAAAACCGCCGGAAGATGGGTTTTACTGGTAACGATACTCGGCTCGGGCATGGCTTTTATAGACAGCACCGCCATGAATGTCGTGCTTCCGGTGCTACAGATGGAGCTCGACGCCACGATACCCCAGATGCAGTGGATAATCGAGGCATACGCCCTGTTTATGTCCTCGCTCATGCTGTTCGGCGGAGCGCTCGGGGATAAGTACGGAAGGAAGCGCATATTCGCGCTTGGCGTGGTTTTGTTCACCGGTGCCTCTGTGTGGTGCGGTCTTTCCGCGAACACTCCGCAGCTCATTGTAGCGAGGGCTTTCCAGGGGGTAGGGGGGGCCCTTCTCGTTCCCGGGAGTCTCGCAATCATCAATATCTCGTTCACCGAGGCCGAGCGCGGCCGAGCAATCGGCACGTGGTCCGCGTTCACCGCGATAACGACTGCCCTCGGTCCTATTCTGGGGGGATGGCTCGCTGAGAACGTTTCCTGGCGGCTCGTTTTTTTCATCAACCTACCGATAGGCATAGTCGTGCTCACGAGTCTATTCTGGCGGATACCCGAAAGCAGGAAGGACAATGGTGAAGGGAGGCTCGATATAATAGGCTCTTTTCTCGCGATTATGAGCCTCGGGTGCATCGTTTACGCTTTGATCGAGTCGGGCAACTCGGGGTTCGGACACCCCAAGGTAATCGTGCCATTCGTAGCCGGGGGCCTTGCCCTCATCGCGTTTCTTGCGTATGAGTCATACACTCCGTCGCCTATGATGCCCCTCGGACTCTTCAAATCCAAAACCTTCAGCGGGGCGAATTTTATCTCGATACTGTTCTGGGCGGCCTGGGTGGGCGGGGTGTTCTTCATACCGTTTAATCTCATCCAGCTCCAGGGGTATTCCGCCGCAGGCGTAGGTATTGCGTTCCTGCCTCTCGTGCTGGCGCTGTTCCTCTTCTCCAGATGGGCTGGCGGGCTCGTGATCAATTACGGTGCAAAGCCTCCGCTCATAATCGGGACGCTCCTTGCCGGTGCGGGATTCCTTCTATTCACTCTTCCCGGCATCGGGGGGAGCTACTGGACTACGTTTTTCCCCGCAATCGCTGTCCTCGGCCTCGGGATGGCGATAACCATATCGCCTCTCACTACGGCCGTGATGAGCTCGATCGACCTCGAGCACTCGGGCGTCGCCTCGGGGATAAATAATACGGTCGGAAGGATCGCGGGCCTGCTCTCGGTCGCCATACTGGGCGTGTTCGCCCTATCCGGGTTTAACAAAAACCTCGACAAGGAATTGAGGGCCCTCAATCTGAACGAGGACACGATCGAGATCATAGACTCCCAGCGCATAAAGCTGGCCGCTATAGACATACCGGAGTCGCTTCCGGATGCGACCAAAAAAGAGATACGCACCGCGATAACGGACTCGTTTCTCGGCTCTTTCAGGCTCATGATGAAGATCGCGGCCGGGCTCGTCTTCCTGGGCGCTCTGACCGCCTGGCTTACTATTGAGAAGCTGAGGCTGGGCGGAGAGCCGCAGTTTCCAGTCGGAGAAATGTAG
- a CDS encoding MarR family winged helix-turn-helix transcriptional regulator, producing MDNMYRDKVQDGNNPDLASIMECRECTCFNLRKAARVVTQIFDNSMRAINLRATQFTLLALAFAHGPITVTRLSDEMVADRTTLSRNLNPMEKSGLIRIEPGDDRRTRIVVITESGKRKLEEAYPLWKKAQQEIKEAMGSDKWGSLISNASELVSLARIDRTAA from the coding sequence ATGGACAATATGTACAGGGATAAGGTTCAAGATGGGAATAATCCGGACCTCGCTTCTATAATGGAATGCAGGGAATGCACCTGCTTCAACCTGAGAAAGGCGGCGAGGGTGGTGACACAGATATTCGACAATTCCATGAGAGCGATCAATCTGCGGGCGACTCAATTCACATTGCTTGCTCTTGCTTTCGCCCACGGGCCGATCACGGTTACGAGGCTCTCTGACGAGATGGTGGCTGACCGTACGACCCTGTCGAGGAATCTCAATCCCATGGAAAAGAGCGGATTGATAAGAATCGAGCCCGGCGATGACAGGAGGACACGTATCGTGGTCATAACCGAATCCGGGAAGAGGAAGCTCGAAGAAGCATACCCGTTATGGAAAAAAGCCCAGCAGGAAATAAAGGAAGCAATGGGGAGCGATAAGTGGGGTTCTTTGATATCGAACGCCTCGGAATTGGTAAGCCTCGCCCGTATCGACCGTACGGCCGCCTGA